A window of the Brassica napus cultivar Da-Ae chromosome A2, Da-Ae, whole genome shotgun sequence genome harbors these coding sequences:
- the LOC125583924 gene encoding transcription factor ILR3-like produces MVSPENANWISDLIDADYGGFTIQGPGFSWPVHQPLAVSSNSSAGVDGSAGNSEASKEPGSKKRARCESSSATSSKACREKQRRDRLNDKFMELSVILEPGNPPKTDKAAILVDAVRMVTQLRGEAQKLKDTNSGLQEKIKELKTEKNELRDEKQRLKTEKEKLEQQLKAMNAPQPSFFPAPPMMPTAFASAAQGQAPGNKMVPFISYPGVAMWQFMPPASVDTSQDHVLRPPVA; encoded by the exons ATGGTGTCACCCGAAAACGCTAATTGGATATCCGACCTGATCGATGCGGACTATGGGGGCTTCACCATCCAAGGTCCTGGTTTCTCTTGGCCCGTTCACCAACCTCTTGCCGTTTCTTCTAACTCCAg CGCGGGAGTTGATGGTTCGGCTGGAAATTCAGAAGCCAGCAAGGAACCTGGCTCCAAAAAGAG GGCGAGATGTGAATCATCCTCTGCCACTAGCTCGAAAGCATGTAGAGAGAAGCAGCGCCGAGACAGGCTGAATGACAA GTTTATGGAATTAAGTGTAATTCTGGAGCCTGGAAACCCTCCCAAAACAGACAAGGCTGCAATCTTGGTCGATGCTGTCCGCATGGTGACACAGCTACGCGGCGAAGCTCAGAAGTTGAAGGACACCAATTCAGGTCTTCAGGAAAAAATCAAAGAGTTAAAG ACTGAGAAAAACGAGCTGCGAGATGAGAAACAGAGGCTGAAGACAGAGAAAGAGAAGCTGGAGCAACAGCTGAAAGCCATGAATGCTCCTCAACCAAGCTTCTTCCCAGCTCCACCTATGATGCCAACTGCTTTTGCTTCTGCTGCGCAAGGCCAAGCTCCCGGAAACAAGATGGTGCCATTCATCAGTTACCCAGGAGTTGCCATGTGGCAGTTCATGCCTCCTGCTTCCGTCGATACCTCTCAGGATCATGTCCTTCGTCCACCAGTTGCTTAA
- the LOC106366415 gene encoding probable galacturonosyltransferase 12, giving the protein MQLHISPSLRHVTVVKGKGLREFIKVKVGSRRFSYQMMFYSLLFFTFLLRLVFVLSTVDTIDGASPCSSLACLGKRLKPKLLGGRIETGNVPEAIYQVLEQPLSEEELKGRSDIPQTLEDFMSEVKRSKSDAREFAQKLKEMVTLMEQRTRTAKIQEYLYRHVASSSIPKQLHCLALKLANEHSINVAARLQLPEAELVPTLVENNYFHFVLASDNVLAASVVAKSLVQNSLRPHKIVLHIITDRKTYFPMQAWFSLHPLSPAIIEVKALHHFDWLSKGKVPVLEAMEKDQRVRSQFRGGSSVIVANNNENPVVVAAKLQALSPKYNSMMNHIRIHLPELFPSLNKVVFLDDDVVIQTDLSPLWDIDMDGKVNGAVETCRGEDKFVMSKKFKSYLNFSNPIIATNFDPEECAWAYGMNVFDLAAWRKTNITSTYYHWLDENLKSDLSLWQLGTLPPGLIAFHGHVQTIDPFWHMLGLGYQEKTSFSDAESAAVVHFNGRAKPWLDIAFPHLRPLWAKYLDSSDRFIKSCHIRAS; this is encoded by the exons ATGCAGTTACATATATCTCCAAGCTTGAGACATGTGACGGTCGTCAAAGGGAAAGGACTAAGAGAGTTCATAAAAGTGAAGGTTGGTTCAAGAAGATTCTCGTATCAAATGATGTTTTAttctctcctcttcttcactTTTCTTCTCCGGCTTGTCTTCGTTCTTTCCACCGTTGATACTATCGACGGTGCCTCTCCTTGCTCCTCTCTTG cTTGCTTGGGAAAAAGACTAAAGCCAAAGCTTCTAGGAGGAAGGATTGAGACTGGT AATGTTCCAGAAGCTATATACCAAGTTTTGGAACAGCCTCTAAGTGAAGAAGAGCTAAAAGGAAGATCAGACATACCACAAACACTTGAAGATTTCATGTCTGAAGTCAAAAGAAGCAAATCAGACGCAAGAGAATTTGCTCAAAAGCTTAAAGAAATGGTGACATTGATGGAACAGAGAACAAGAACAGCTAAGATCCAAGAGTATCTATACCGACACGTCGCATCAAGCAGCATACCAAAACAACTTCACTGTTTAGCTCTTAAACTAGCCAACGAACATTCCATAAACGTAGCCGCACGTCTCCAGCTTCCAGAAGCCGAACTAGTCCCAACCTTGGTCGAGAACAACTACTTTCACTTTGTCTTGGCTTCAGACAACGTACTTGCAGCTTCGGTGGTGGCTAAGTCTTTGGTTCAGAACTCTTTAAGGCCTCATAAGATCGTTCTTCACATCATAACTGATAGAAAAACTTATTTCCCGATGCAAGCTTGGTTCTCACTTCATCCTCTGTCTCCAGCAATCATTGAGGTCAAGGCTTTGCATCATTTTGATTGGTTATCGAAAGGTAAAGTTCCGGTTTTGGAAGCTATGGAGAAGGATCAGAGAGTGAGGTCTCAGTTCAGAGGTGGATCATCGGTCATTGTCGCTAATAACAACGAGAATCCAGTTGTAGTTGCTGCTAAGTTACAAGCTCTTAGCCCTAAATACAACTCCATGATGAATCACATCCGTATTCATCTACCAGAG TTGTTTCCGAGCTTAAACAAGGTTGTGTTTCTAGACGATGACGTTGTGATCCAAACTGATCTTTCACCACTTTGGGACATTGACATGGATGGGAAAGTTAATGGAGCAGTGGAGACATGCAGAGGAGAAGACAAGTTTGTCATGTCAAAGAAGTTCAAGAGCTATCTCAATTTCTCAAACCCAATAATAGCCACAAACTTCGACCCAGAGGAATGCGCTTGGGCTTACGGGATGAATGTTTTCGATCTAGCGGCTTGGAGAAAGACTAACATAACCTCCACTTACTATCATTGGCTCGACGAG AACTTAAAGTCAGACCTGAGTTTGTGGCAGCTGGGAACTTTGCCTCCCGGGTTGATAGCTTTCCACGGCCATGTCCAGACCATAGATCCGTTCTGGCATATGCTTGGTCTCGGATACCAAGAGAAAACGAGCTTCTCTGATGCTGAAAGTGCAGCTGTTGTTCATTTCAATGGAAGAGCTAAGCCTTGGCTTGATATAGCATTTCCTCATCTACGTCCTCTTTGGGCTAAGTATCTTGATTCCTCTGATAGGTTCATCAAGAGCTGTCACATTAGAGCATCATAA